A genomic region of Streptomyces sp. NBC_00162 contains the following coding sequences:
- a CDS encoding MarR family winged helix-turn-helix transcriptional regulator, with product MSFQLVLSEFVSRLDSAGYDDLRPMHGLVFQALYGDGATSSELAEQLGVTKQAAGQIVDDLAARGYVERRPHPAGGRRKLVVLTDRALEHLAVAGRVMFEMESELDERLGAQNRRVPRAELAALIRAMTKGDLPPLRPLW from the coding sequence ATGTCCTTCCAGCTGGTCCTGTCCGAATTCGTATCCCGGCTCGACTCGGCCGGGTACGACGACCTGCGTCCGATGCACGGACTTGTGTTTCAGGCGCTTTACGGGGACGGCGCCACCAGCAGCGAGCTGGCGGAGCAGCTCGGCGTCACCAAGCAGGCGGCCGGCCAGATCGTCGACGACCTGGCGGCGCGCGGCTACGTGGAGCGGCGCCCCCACCCGGCGGGCGGGCGGCGCAAACTCGTCGTACTGACCGACCGGGCGCTGGAGCACCTCGCGGTCGCCGGACGCGTCATGTTCGAGATGGAGAGCGAGCTGGACGAGCGCCTCGGAGCCCAGAACCGCCGCGTCCCCCGCGCCGAACTCGCCGCCCTGATCAGAGCCATGACGAAGGGCGACCT
- a CDS encoding MFS transporter produces MNPEVSSGRRRAILALLASTVLVVVMDLTIINVALNPIQQSLDATNGELQWALDSYLITFAAFLFTGGVCADRFGRKKTLITGLVLFGVSSVLGAFATDIVQLIIWRAVMGVGAAVVPTVTLAILMNVFPPAERPKAIAGWAAAAGVAMAVGPVLGGVLLEYFWWGSIFLINAPLIVIAVALMIALVPESKNPVRTAFDPLGVLLSIVSVGLLVYGIVLAGEDGWTSTGALGAIAGGVVLLVALVLFEKKIAAPSLDVSLLKNSRFAAGTGAIALCFFALISSIFISQFYFQAVLGFSPLEAGLLVLPMGIGSMVVSARCPKLVMKFGPRAVVAAGSAAIALYAVGAAFFDAGTPTWLLVVAQLLLGIGWGSIMAPATASLMSVVPPVKAGAGQAVSQTARQVAGALGIAIIGSLLSSGYRSSIGDAVNVLPEALRDEAAGSIGGTVRAVQAAKLGDQAPALLAKASDAYVSGMQSTLFVVAGVALVSVLVALRWLPKTPPAPPGPPPGAAAPGATAPGATAPGATAPGAPAAPPAPAKDEPSLRS; encoded by the coding sequence ATGAATCCCGAAGTCAGCAGCGGGCGCCGCCGGGCGATCCTGGCTCTGCTCGCATCCACGGTGCTGGTCGTGGTCATGGACCTCACGATCATCAACGTCGCACTCAATCCCATTCAGCAGAGCCTTGATGCGACCAACGGCGAGCTCCAGTGGGCGCTGGACTCGTACCTGATCACCTTCGCGGCGTTCCTCTTCACCGGTGGCGTCTGCGCCGACCGGTTCGGCCGCAAGAAGACCCTGATCACCGGTCTCGTCCTGTTCGGTGTCAGCTCGGTGCTCGGCGCCTTCGCGACCGACATCGTCCAGCTCATCATCTGGCGCGCCGTCATGGGCGTCGGCGCGGCCGTGGTGCCCACGGTCACCCTCGCCATCCTCATGAACGTCTTCCCGCCGGCCGAGCGTCCCAAGGCCATCGCGGGCTGGGCCGCGGCCGCCGGTGTGGCCATGGCGGTCGGTCCGGTACTCGGGGGCGTGCTGCTCGAGTACTTCTGGTGGGGCTCGATCTTCCTCATCAACGCCCCGCTCATCGTCATCGCCGTCGCCCTGATGATCGCGCTGGTGCCCGAGTCGAAGAACCCGGTCCGCACCGCGTTCGACCCGCTCGGCGTGCTGCTGTCCATCGTCTCCGTCGGCCTGCTGGTCTACGGCATCGTCCTCGCGGGCGAGGACGGCTGGACCAGCACCGGTGCGCTCGGCGCCATCGCGGGCGGTGTGGTCCTGCTGGTCGCGCTGGTCCTCTTCGAGAAGAAGATCGCCGCGCCCTCGCTCGACGTCAGCCTCCTGAAGAACTCGCGCTTCGCGGCCGGCACCGGCGCCATCGCCCTGTGCTTCTTCGCGCTCATCAGCTCGATCTTCATCTCGCAGTTCTACTTCCAGGCCGTCCTCGGCTTCTCGCCGCTGGAAGCCGGTCTGCTCGTCCTGCCCATGGGCATCGGCTCCATGGTCGTCTCGGCCCGCTGCCCCAAGCTCGTCATGAAGTTCGGCCCCCGCGCCGTGGTCGCCGCCGGCTCCGCGGCCATCGCCCTGTACGCCGTGGGCGCGGCCTTCTTCGACGCCGGTACGCCGACCTGGCTGCTGGTCGTCGCGCAGCTGCTCCTGGGCATCGGCTGGGGCTCCATCATGGCTCCCGCCACCGCCTCGCTGATGTCCGTCGTGCCTCCGGTCAAGGCGGGCGCGGGCCAGGCGGTCTCGCAGACCGCCCGTCAGGTGGCAGGCGCCCTCGGCATCGCGATCATCGGAAGCCTGCTGAGCTCCGGCTACCGCTCCTCGATCGGTGACGCGGTGAACGTCCTTCCGGAGGCCCTGCGTGACGAGGCCGCCGGATCCATCGGCGGCACCGTACGCGCCGTCCAGGCCGCCAAGCTGGGCGACCAGGCCCCGGCCCTGCTGGCCAAGGCCTCCGACGCCTACGTCAGCGGCATGCAGTCCACGCTGTTCGTGGTCGCCGGTGTCGCCCTCGTCTCGGTCCTCGTGGCCCTGCGCTGGCTCCCCAAGACCCCGCCGGCCCCGCCCGGACCCCCGCCGGGCGCGGCCGCCCCGGGTGCCACGGCCCCCGGCGCCACTGCGCCGGGTGCCACGGCACCGGGCGCCCCCGCGGCCCCGCCCGCCCCGGCGAAGGACGAGCCGAGCCTCCGTTCCTGA
- a CDS encoding type I polyketide synthase: protein MQMGKDSGHVDGSRMDNVEAVSHWLRSEIAVRSGRAPDEIRDDDLFTTIGIDSMRAVALMGDLSELTGTRLSPALMWSHPSIAALAARVVAGESDAPAELPDTFRAAPREREPIAITGMACRLPQAESLEEFWELLSSGTDAVSEVPAERWDAAAYLDANPAAAGKMVTSQAGFLRGPVDTFDPLFFGISPREAQEMDPQQRLFLEVAWEALEDAGLSDGRLSGTATGVFAGAIWHDYADLGAADPAGASLHSATGRALNMVANRLSYVLGLTGPSVVLDSACSSSLLAVHLACQSIWSGESETAVAGGVNLLLSPETMVSLSKFGGLSQDGRCKAFDARGDGFGRGEGAGAIVLKPLSKALADGDDIWCTIRGTATNNDGLSNGLTAPNPLAQEAVLRAACRQAGVSPAEVQYVETHGTGTALGDPVEATALGAVYGRGRDADAPLRIGSVKSNIGHLEAAAGIAGVVKTALALRHRRIPPSIHFETPNPHIPFDELGLRVAAAQEPWPETGQGPARAGVSAFGWGGTNVHVVLEAVTAPAPLTLLERPGPGTEADPAGRPQVAFVCSPYGQQWIGMARTMLRTEPVFRSVLEECDRELARYTGWSLLDELHAGEDTSRSGDVGVMQPVLFAIQVGIAAWLEAAGVRPDAVVGHSLGEIAAAVIAGILDLPDAVRLIHHYSDQQRRVAGSGSGMAVVELSAADIQQRIDDRIGGEDISVATQNGPRTTGLAGPRAALEALVAELKAQGVLCSMIRVDLPAHSAGIDPITADLEAAIGTLTPRPGRIPMISSVTGEPLDWREADASYFVRNLRRPVLLAPATAHLLTSGTGVLVEISANPVLAPALRQSAEEYGGTASVLTTMRREGDDDRAGLVDTLTALAGLGFEVRLPDERPPAAQLFTLSARTPQALRDLSRSVAAALADAAPGADLLPALARAGLDRAHHPYRLSLVARDTAELAEALAAHADGERPPQLYEGAKPAESRPRTAFVFPGQGSQWIGMGRELLRTEPAFAASIRTTDAAARAWIDWSIEAELCADEESSQMTRIDVVQPMLFAVEVALAALWRSWGIEPAAVIGHSMGEVAAAHVSDALGIEDATRIICRRSLLLRRAAGQGAMLACELTMAQARELLAGQEHLVSVGVNNSPRSTVLSGDRDALAAIAGRLEADQVFCRWVKVDVASHSPQMDPLREDLLSALDGIAPRAGTVPVYSTVTGSVASGTEMNIHYWANNLREPVLFADQVARLVEDGVSVFIEMSPHPILLPAVEQVAAESGTTVAALPSLRRREEERDTLLGSLGRLHVLGAPARVDRALTPAPAAKLPHYPWQRERFWIDAPGPGTGAAGGRALRRGLLGERLDSPVTPGTHYWQMDFDSAAATASDHRIGGAAVLPGAGFAEMALAMCAQVRPGEEPVLEEFAFREPLILPAQGVRRVQAVLEGSDGERAQIRFFVREDDGPLCVAETRAVFGAAPDPGEPCDPASLAGSLTETLEGPAYYRALAACGLGYGPAFQGITSLSRGEGAALARIAPDPAALPADPGYRVHPSLLDSALQSAVAPLLGAAWGEGVTQCFVSESIGRLTVYGALAGELWAYAQCEQAGDDRHWQARVRILSSDGTLLAEAEGLRVVRLDSVPVLAASQDDAQGGPADGAIAAGLAELPVAERRAAFETAVREITAQVVKLPARRIDPDTPLRSLGIDSLMSLELRNRLEAAFGVELSATLIWNYPTVRDIAPFLAGKAGIALDGDEALEQSPEAEAPVLPPAADGDADPESLEALLERELAELSERMETF from the coding sequence ATGCAGATGGGCAAGGACTCTGGGCACGTCGACGGGTCCCGTATGGACAACGTCGAGGCAGTGTCGCACTGGTTGCGGAGCGAGATCGCCGTACGGTCGGGGCGCGCGCCCGACGAGATCCGCGACGACGATCTCTTCACGACCATCGGTATCGACTCGATGCGCGCCGTCGCCCTCATGGGCGACCTCTCGGAGCTGACCGGTACCCGGCTCTCCCCGGCACTCATGTGGTCGCACCCCAGCATCGCGGCGCTCGCCGCCCGCGTCGTCGCGGGCGAGTCCGACGCGCCCGCCGAACTCCCGGACACCTTCCGGGCCGCTCCCCGCGAACGCGAGCCGATCGCCATCACGGGCATGGCGTGCCGGCTCCCGCAGGCCGAGAGCCTCGAGGAGTTCTGGGAGCTGCTCAGCTCGGGCACCGACGCGGTGAGCGAGGTGCCGGCCGAGCGCTGGGACGCCGCCGCCTATCTCGACGCCAACCCGGCCGCCGCCGGCAAGATGGTGACCTCCCAGGCCGGCTTCCTGCGCGGCCCGGTGGACACCTTCGACCCGCTCTTCTTCGGCATCTCCCCGCGCGAGGCGCAGGAGATGGACCCGCAGCAGCGGCTCTTCCTGGAGGTCGCCTGGGAGGCCCTGGAGGACGCGGGCCTCTCCGACGGCCGGCTGTCCGGCACCGCGACCGGTGTCTTCGCCGGGGCGATCTGGCACGACTACGCCGACCTCGGCGCGGCCGACCCCGCCGGCGCCTCCCTGCACTCGGCCACCGGCCGGGCCCTGAACATGGTCGCCAACCGGCTCAGTTACGTCCTCGGGCTCACCGGCCCCAGCGTCGTCCTGGACTCGGCGTGCTCCTCGTCCCTGCTCGCGGTCCACCTGGCCTGCCAGAGCATCTGGTCCGGCGAGTCCGAGACCGCCGTCGCGGGCGGGGTGAACCTGCTGCTGAGCCCGGAGACGATGGTCTCGCTCAGCAAGTTCGGCGGCCTCTCCCAGGACGGCCGGTGCAAGGCCTTCGACGCCCGCGGCGACGGCTTCGGCCGCGGCGAGGGCGCCGGGGCCATCGTCCTCAAGCCGCTGTCCAAGGCGCTGGCCGACGGCGACGACATCTGGTGCACGATCCGCGGCACGGCCACCAACAACGACGGCCTGAGCAACGGACTCACCGCCCCCAACCCCCTCGCACAGGAGGCCGTACTGCGCGCCGCCTGCCGCCAGGCCGGCGTCTCCCCCGCCGAGGTCCAGTACGTCGAGACCCACGGCACGGGCACCGCGCTCGGCGACCCGGTCGAGGCCACCGCGCTCGGCGCGGTCTACGGACGCGGCCGCGACGCGGACGCGCCCCTGCGCATCGGGTCGGTCAAGAGCAACATCGGCCACCTGGAGGCGGCCGCCGGCATCGCCGGCGTGGTCAAGACGGCCCTCGCGCTGCGCCACCGCCGCATTCCGCCCAGCATCCACTTCGAGACGCCGAACCCGCACATACCCTTCGACGAGCTCGGCCTGCGGGTCGCCGCGGCTCAGGAGCCGTGGCCCGAGACCGGGCAGGGCCCGGCCCGGGCCGGGGTGAGCGCCTTCGGCTGGGGCGGCACCAACGTGCACGTCGTGCTCGAGGCCGTCACCGCGCCCGCGCCGCTGACCCTGCTCGAGAGACCCGGCCCCGGCACCGAAGCCGACCCCGCCGGCCGCCCGCAGGTGGCCTTCGTATGTTCCCCGTACGGCCAGCAGTGGATCGGGATGGCCCGCACCATGCTCCGTACGGAACCGGTCTTCCGCTCCGTACTGGAGGAGTGCGACCGCGAACTCGCCCGGTACACCGGGTGGTCGCTCCTGGACGAACTGCACGCAGGTGAGGACACCTCCCGCAGCGGCGACGTCGGGGTGATGCAGCCCGTACTCTTCGCCATCCAGGTCGGCATCGCCGCCTGGCTCGAGGCCGCCGGAGTCCGCCCGGACGCCGTCGTCGGCCACAGCCTCGGAGAAATCGCCGCCGCCGTCATCGCCGGCATCCTGGACCTGCCGGACGCGGTCCGCCTCATCCACCACTACAGCGACCAGCAGCGCCGCGTCGCCGGCTCCGGCAGCGGAATGGCCGTCGTCGAACTCTCCGCCGCCGACATCCAGCAGCGCATCGACGACCGCATCGGCGGCGAGGACATCTCGGTCGCCACCCAGAACGGCCCCCGCACCACCGGCCTCGCCGGCCCCCGCGCCGCGCTGGAGGCCCTGGTCGCCGAGCTGAAGGCCCAGGGCGTGCTGTGCAGCATGATCCGCGTCGACCTGCCGGCCCACAGCGCCGGCATCGACCCGATCACCGCCGATCTCGAAGCGGCCATCGGCACGCTCACCCCGCGGCCCGGCCGCATCCCGATGATCTCCTCCGTGACGGGCGAACCGCTCGACTGGCGGGAGGCGGACGCCTCGTACTTCGTCCGCAACCTGCGCCGGCCCGTGCTGCTGGCCCCGGCCACCGCCCACCTGCTGACCAGCGGAACCGGCGTCCTGGTGGAGATCAGCGCCAACCCGGTGCTGGCCCCCGCGCTGCGCCAGTCCGCCGAGGAGTACGGAGGCACCGCGTCCGTACTGACCACCATGCGCCGCGAGGGCGACGACGACCGCGCAGGGCTGGTGGACACCCTCACCGCCCTCGCCGGGCTCGGCTTCGAAGTGCGGCTGCCGGACGAACGCCCGCCCGCCGCCCAGCTGTTCACCCTCTCCGCGCGCACCCCGCAGGCCCTGCGCGACCTCTCCCGCTCCGTCGCCGCCGCCCTCGCGGACGCCGCGCCGGGCGCGGACCTGCTGCCGGCCCTGGCCCGCGCGGGCCTGGACCGGGCCCACCACCCCTACCGCCTCTCGCTCGTCGCCCGTGACACGGCCGAGCTCGCCGAGGCGCTGGCCGCCCACGCGGACGGCGAGCGCCCGCCGCAGCTGTATGAGGGCGCGAAGCCGGCGGAATCCAGGCCGCGGACCGCGTTCGTCTTCCCCGGCCAGGGCTCCCAGTGGATCGGGATGGGCCGCGAACTGCTCCGCACAGAACCGGCGTTCGCCGCGTCCATCCGTACCACCGACGCCGCCGCCCGGGCCTGGATCGACTGGTCGATCGAGGCCGAGCTGTGCGCCGACGAGGAGAGCTCGCAGATGACCCGCATCGACGTCGTCCAGCCGATGCTGTTCGCCGTCGAGGTCGCGCTCGCCGCACTGTGGCGCTCGTGGGGCATCGAGCCCGCCGCGGTCATCGGGCACAGCATGGGCGAGGTCGCCGCCGCGCACGTCAGCGACGCGCTGGGCATCGAGGACGCGACCAGGATCATCTGCCGCCGCAGCCTGCTGCTGCGCCGCGCCGCCGGCCAGGGCGCCATGCTCGCCTGCGAGCTGACGATGGCCCAGGCCCGCGAGCTCCTCGCCGGCCAGGAGCACCTGGTGTCGGTCGGCGTGAACAACAGCCCCCGCTCCACCGTGCTCTCCGGCGACCGTGACGCGCTCGCCGCGATCGCCGGGCGGCTGGAGGCCGACCAGGTCTTCTGCCGCTGGGTCAAGGTGGACGTGGCCTCCCACAGCCCGCAGATGGACCCGCTGCGCGAGGACCTGCTGTCCGCGCTGGACGGCATCGCCCCGCGGGCCGGAACCGTCCCCGTCTACTCGACCGTGACCGGCTCGGTGGCCTCCGGCACCGAGATGAACATCCACTACTGGGCCAACAACCTGCGCGAGCCGGTGCTCTTCGCCGACCAGGTGGCCCGTCTCGTCGAAGACGGCGTGAGCGTGTTCATCGAGATGAGCCCGCACCCGATCCTGCTGCCCGCCGTGGAGCAGGTGGCCGCGGAGAGCGGTACGACCGTGGCCGCGCTGCCCTCGCTGCGCCGCCGCGAGGAGGAACGCGACACCCTGCTCGGCTCGCTGGGCCGGCTGCACGTCCTGGGCGCCCCGGCCCGGGTGGACCGCGCGCTGACCCCGGCCCCCGCGGCGAAGCTGCCCCACTACCCGTGGCAGCGGGAGCGGTTCTGGATCGACGCCCCCGGCCCGGGCACCGGCGCCGCAGGCGGCCGGGCCCTGCGCCGCGGCCTGCTCGGCGAGCGGCTCGACTCCCCCGTCACCCCGGGGACGCACTACTGGCAGATGGACTTCGACAGTGCGGCCGCCACCGCCTCGGACCACCGCATCGGCGGGGCCGCGGTCCTGCCGGGCGCCGGATTCGCGGAGATGGCCCTCGCGATGTGCGCCCAGGTCCGGCCCGGCGAGGAGCCCGTACTGGAGGAGTTCGCCTTCCGGGAGCCGCTGATCCTGCCCGCGCAGGGCGTGCGCCGGGTGCAGGCCGTACTGGAGGGCTCGGACGGCGAGCGGGCGCAGATCCGCTTCTTCGTCCGCGAGGACGACGGCCCGCTGTGCGTGGCCGAGACCCGGGCGGTCTTCGGCGCCGCGCCGGACCCGGGCGAGCCCTGCGATCCGGCCTCGCTGGCAGGTTCGCTGACCGAGACCCTCGAGGGACCGGCCTACTACCGGGCGCTCGCCGCCTGCGGCCTGGGCTACGGGCCCGCCTTCCAGGGAATCACCAGCCTCTCGCGCGGCGAAGGCGCCGCCCTGGCCCGGATCGCACCCGACCCGGCGGCCCTGCCCGCCGACCCCGGCTACCGGGTGCACCCCTCGCTGCTCGACTCCGCCCTGCAGTCCGCCGTGGCCCCGCTGCTCGGCGCCGCGTGGGGCGAGGGCGTCACCCAGTGCTTCGTCAGCGAGTCCATCGGCCGGCTGACGGTGTACGGAGCTCTCGCCGGCGAGCTGTGGGCGTACGCGCAGTGCGAGCAGGCCGGCGACGACCGGCACTGGCAGGCCCGCGTGCGGATCCTGTCCTCCGACGGCACCCTGCTGGCCGAGGCCGAGGGGCTGCGCGTCGTCAGGCTGGACTCCGTACCCGTCCTGGCCGCGAGCCAGGACGACGCGCAGGGCGGACCGGCGGACGGGGCGATCGCCGCCGGGCTGGCCGAACTGCCCGTGGCGGAGCGGCGGGCCGCCTTCGAGACCGCCGTACGGGAGATCACCGCGCAGGTGGTCAAGCTCCCCGCCCGCCGCATCGACCCCGACACCCCGCTGCGCTCGCTCGGCATCGACTCGCTGATGTCGCTGGAGCTGCGCAACCGCCTGGAGGCGGCCTTCGGCGTGGAGCTGTCGGCCACGCTCATCTGGAACTACCCGACCGTACGCGACATCGCGCCGTTCCTGGCAGGCAAGGCGGGCATCGCGCTCGACGGCGACGAGGCCCTCGAGCAGAGCCCCGAAGCCGAAGCCCCCGTCCTGCCCCCGGCGGCGGACGGTGACGCAGACCCGGAGAGCCTCGAGGCCCTCCTTGAACGTGAACTCGCGGAACTGAGCGAGCGGATGGAGACCTTCTAG
- a CDS encoding cupin domain-containing protein yields the protein MNVVSESEQRTTRTPSGAMFGLAAPSQGSTEVSTWRVELGADSATPVHIIDREQIWMPLSGAFKVTIDGEDGQVKAGEALAIPGGAVRQLTAVGDTQALVAMAVGGKASMPGNEDKKIPLPWAE from the coding sequence ATGAACGTGGTCAGCGAGAGCGAGCAGCGGACTACCCGTACCCCTTCGGGTGCGATGTTCGGCCTCGCCGCCCCCAGCCAGGGCAGCACCGAGGTCAGCACCTGGCGCGTGGAGCTCGGCGCGGACTCGGCGACCCCGGTCCACATCATCGACCGCGAGCAGATCTGGATGCCGCTCTCGGGCGCGTTCAAGGTGACCATCGACGGCGAGGACGGGCAGGTCAAGGCCGGCGAGGCCCTGGCGATCCCCGGCGGCGCCGTACGTCAGCTCACCGCGGTCGGTGACACCCAGGCGCTCGTCGCCATGGCGGTCGGCGGCAAGGCCAGCATGCCGGGCAACGAGGACAAGAAGATTCCGCTTCCCTGGGCCGAGTAG